Within Agromyces sp. Leaf222, the genomic segment TGGTGTGCTTCCCTCCGGTCGGCGACCCGGTCGATCGGGTCGTTCACCAAGGCGTCGCGGCGCGGCATCCGTTCTCGACACACTCTCGGAAATCACTCCGAAGTCGTCTTCCGCCCATGTCGAGAACGGCCGAGCGGCACCGACGCTATGGTGAGGGCACGCCGACCGGGCGCGCCTCATGGAGGAGGAACCCCATGCGTTACCTGTGCATGATGAAGTCGACCGACGAGAACGGCCAGACGCCGCCCGCGATGTACGAGGCCATGGCCGAGTACGACCGCTGGGGCCGCGAGGCCGGGGTGCTCATCGACAGCCAGGGCCTGCTGCCGAGTTCGGCCGGCGCGATCGTCTCGCTCGCCGACGGCGCCATCAAGGCCGTCGACGGCCCGTTCACCGAGGCGAAGGAACTCGTCGGCGGCTACGCGATCGTCGAGGTGCGCACGCACGAGGAGGCGCTCGAACTGGCGCGGCGGCTCATGCAGATCCACGTCGACAACTGGCCCGGCTTCGTCGGCAGCGTCGAGATCCGGCAGATCGCGGAGTACTGAGCCGCGCCCTTGCGTCCGGGCGGCGCGCGTGGTCTCATGCCCACGTGGGTGAGGAGACGACGCGCGCCGCGATCGAGGCCGTCTGGCGGCTGGAGTCGACGCGCCTCATCGCCGCGCTCGTGCGCTTCGTGCGCGACGTCGGCCTGGCTGAAGACGTCGCGCAGGACGCGATCGTCGCCGCCCTCGCCCAGTGGCCGGCCACCGGCATCCCGAGCAGTCCCGGAGCCTGGCTCATGACCACCGCGAAGCGCCGGGCGGTCGACGAGTTCCGTCGACGCGCCAAGCACGACAGCGCCTTCGCGGCGCTCGCCCGAGAACTCGACGAGGCCGTCGAGACCGACCCGGGCGCGGGCATCGACCATGTCGAGGACGACGTGCTGCGGCTGATGTTCATCTGCTGCCACCCGGCCCTCACGCCCGAGGCGCAGACCACGCTCACGCTGAAGCTCGTCGCGGGCCTGTCGACGCGCGAGATCGCCCGGGCGTTCCTCGCCCCGGAGGCGACGATCGCCCAGCGCGTGTCCCGTGCGAAGCGCACGCTCGCCGAGGCGGGCGCGGCCATCGAGGAGCCGAGCGGCGTCGAGCGCGCCGAGCGGCTGCAGACCGTGCTCGGCGTCGTCTACCTGCTCTTCAACGAGGGCTACTCGGCGACCGAGGGCGAGGACTGGATGCGTCCGGCGCTCTGCGACGAGGCCGTTCGTCTCGGGCGCATCCTCACCGCGCTCGTGCCGGGCGAGCCCGAGGTGCACGGCCTCTCCGCGCTCATGGAGCTGCAGTCGTCTCGGCTCGCCGCCCGGGTAGGCCCCGACGGCGAGCCCGTGCTGCTCGACGCCCAGGACCGGCGCACCTGGGATGCCGCGCGCATCCGCCGCGGCCAGGC encodes:
- a CDS encoding RNA polymerase sigma factor gives rise to the protein MGEETTRAAIEAVWRLESTRLIAALVRFVRDVGLAEDVAQDAIVAALAQWPATGIPSSPGAWLMTTAKRRAVDEFRRRAKHDSAFAALARELDEAVETDPGAGIDHVEDDVLRLMFICCHPALTPEAQTTLTLKLVAGLSTREIARAFLAPEATIAQRVSRAKRTLAEAGAAIEEPSGVERAERLQTVLGVVYLLFNEGYSATEGEDWMRPALCDEAVRLGRILTALVPGEPEVHGLSALMELQSSRLAARVGPDGEPVLLDAQDRRTWDAARIRRGQAALARADALLTAEPSVSVAAEPGPYVLQAAIADEHARAASVDATDWATIAELYERLGRRTGSAVAELNRAVALSRAYGPDAGLALLDQLDDLPALRGYHLLPSVRGDLYERLGRGLEAAVEFERAAAMTSNERERALLLGRADAARGRP
- a CDS encoding YciI family protein: MRYLCMMKSTDENGQTPPAMYEAMAEYDRWGREAGVLIDSQGLLPSSAGAIVSLADGAIKAVDGPFTEAKELVGGYAIVEVRTHEEALELARRLMQIHVDNWPGFVGSVEIRQIAEY